The sequence below is a genomic window from Sebastes fasciatus isolate fSebFas1 chromosome 11, fSebFas1.pri, whole genome shotgun sequence.
atcgtttcccaaacgctccgttttacacGTCCACACAGATACGAAGTAACCGCagcttttaaaaattaaatttaaaacaatCTGTCCACATGACCTTCATTTTACTAAATATATCTGTCCACACTGGAACGTAAAAACGACTCTAAATGTTCTCCACAAAGTCACCACcagtgagatcacaagttaagggtCAAAGGATTTAGACATGAACACAAGTATGTTtataacacacagacactttaTTGAGAATGTTACACTGAATGAATTTGACAAATCTGAATCTGtataatgtattaaaaagaaacacaagaacaGAAAATACTTTAAACAATCAAACATCTACCAGACAGCTAATGATTCATCTTAATGTTCTATTATTATACAAGTCACAATTGAAGGAAATAAACAGCATCAAAATAACACTACACAGAATTTATACTGAGGAACTgcaaatataaatgtgtgtgtgtgtgtgtgtgtgtgtgtgtgtgtgtgtgtgtgtgtgtgtgtgtgtgtgtgtgtgtgtgtgtgtgtgtgtgtatgaatttatatttttagGTTGACAGTATCAAACAAAAAAGGTTTTACGAGCCCCCAATTTATCACAACCTGGCTCTCAAGGCCATGACAAATAGGAAGACACACCGTGGTGACGataaaatcaattaatctatTTAACAAAAGTAGAGTAAATTATGCAGAACAAAAGGATCAAAAGCTATGGATTGTgaatatcagtagtatcagtagtgtAAGGTGTGCATTGAGAATATAAatggtgtgtgcatgttgtaaaatgtataaaacaagcAAAAGATTGACCGAGGAGAACCTAAGGCCGCCACATGCCCAGCGATGGTGTCTgtagggaaagagagagagagaatgagtcaTGAGCCTAGGCTTTATAGGCTGGGAACACTGGGCCCAGGTGTTCCCAGAAGGCCCTAATGGCAGGTTAACAGGAACCCTACTATATAGGCGACAGCAGGGGTCGCCTCAACGTCATCATTGATATTTGTGAATAGTGATCAAAGTGATGAATGAGATGAATTGATGAGATTTGATGGTGAGAAAAGGCCAGTCAGTCAGCATGTGTGCAGTTGGTGGACGGTCCCTTGTTTCTGAGGATCATCAGCAGAGagagtccacagcagtacaccaGACTCTTCACTATCAGCACTGTGTACAGCACACAGAGCAGCTTCACCTTGCACTGAGACTGGAaggacactgacacacacagacagacacacagacactttaAATGATAGCATTGAAAATAAAAGGTGAAGTGCTGAAGGAAACATGGTGGTTGAAGGAGAGGCAGCAGGTGATCTTACAGTCAGCTTGCTGCAGAGCTGGCAGGTGTGctggctctctctctggaggacaggaggctgctggagctggaacctctgaaacacaaaaggagtgacatgtttgGAGTTGCAGTGAGAAATGtcagtcctctgctcctctgctctctttgaCAGCGTCTCCACATGAAGCTGAATCACTGCTGAACACAGTCAGCGAGCCTTCATTACCTTGTTCTGCTGGGGCCTCCACTGTGCCCCCCTCGTGGTGGACGTAGCAGCGGTATTTATACGTGTTCTCTGGCTGACGGATCAGCAAGATGCCGGCGGTGCGTCCCGGCTCTCTGAGCTCCAGCTGCTCTCCCTCAGCAGGGGACAGCTCCTCCAGAGGACCGTTGTCCTTTCGTCTTTTCCAGGAGAACTGGACCAGAGGAGGAAACATGGCTGAGGCCAGACACAGCAGGGAGCTCTTCCCCTCCAGGTGGGCTCTGGATGCTGCTGGGTACACGCTCACCACGGGCTTCACTACCGGCTCATCTGAAGGTTGACAGCAGCAACaagcagcacagacacacattgaCACAGTCAGCTTACAGCACTGCACTGCATTCAGTGTGATCCTGGAAACTACATGGACTGTGATCACTAAACTACTCAGAGTTCACTACATACAGTCTACTGTATTCAGCTTCATATGGAACACACTCAGCATCTAATGGCAGCATGGGTTACAGAGCCGGTCCTGACCAATCTGGTGCCATAGGAAAGAGATCAGCCGGTGCCTCTCGCATCGCAGCCCATTCCACCACCAACCATTGTgttcatacactcacacagaaactACAGAGCTTCATGTTTTGACATTAAGCGATGCAGATCACACTCAAGAAAAACTGTGTAGCTCAAAATGATGGGGGGTGATGCTGCAGGCCACCCAGAAAATACAGCCTATTCAATACACTATGTACTGATGATGTTGTGggctttttgttatgttttgaaataatagtattaaaataatattagaaaaaaacagtaaaagttataaatttagATTTGTTTGTCTTCCCTCAATCGGGGCTCCCCTCTGGATAAATGGAGACCCAGCGTTCAGCTATACAACCTATGCCGCGGGCCGGCTCTGATGGGTTATATGGGGACAAaagaacattatttatttaataagtCTTTATTTCTGTGTGCAAACTTCATTCACTATAATTTCACAATAATTTGAAATTTGATTTCTTATATTAGGgataatatacatataataaataacatatttaccTTCACATAGAATAGAGTCaagtgacattttatagattacAATACATAGatcataatactgtatatattttaccACTGTATGGTATAGCAACAAACCTATAAATACATCAATAgtgtttaaaaatatatttttaaacttttataCACAACTACAATGTTAAGATATATGACATGTGAATACAAAatgctatttaaaataagataaaacctTATTGATCCCCCTGGggaaatttaaatataatataataacttaatacacatattataataaattacttGTTACTACCACCATATACATCACTGTAATGGTTTAAGAAATAAATCAGTACATCAATAATTTAATTACTTTCTTCATAACAAATTTAACtgaacttttaaaataaattatagatTCACTTTCAAGTGAAATAGAGTtgtaatttttaaaattataataCGTATAATTTTAGTATAAATTAGTATAAAATAGTATAAATAGTAAATACATGCAGTATAATtgtcatagtatatatatattatgaaattgacataaaatataatataatataatataatataatataacaggaTTTGATgatattaaaagaaagaatCATGAAAAcaatttttctttcatttctcattaacttaatacacatattataataaattaaacatttatcttCACATAAAACACAATTATAAATTTAACTATTATAATATAGACCATATAACATATTTACCATCATATTCTTTATTTCAATTTATAAAGACGCAAAAATACGataacagttttattttttatacaaacTACAATGATATTTTAGTaagtaacataacataatataatataatataatatcatttgatataatataatataatataatttgatataatataatacattgtATTTACCACCATTTACTTTTTACTATGAGGTATATTTTgccatttaaaaatgatttattaattttctaTACAACATATTTAAAGTTATTTGTTTTTCAAGATATATTTCCTGACACATTTTAAATAGTGTGTAAtatcatacacacatatacatattttcCTTCACATGAAATAGAGTCAAGTGTCATTTTAAAGATTACAAtacataaaacatgtaaaatatttaacactGTATAGTTTACTCTAATTGTTAAACAAAACTATAAATGcatcaatattttgttttgtttaacttTTATACACAACTACAATGACGTGTTAAGATATGTGACATGTGAATAAAaactgctatttaaaataagataaaacctTATTGATCCCCATGGGgaaattttatataatataatataatataatataatataaaataatataataggaGATGAGAGTTTTTTGTTCCTTTCAGGTTAACTTAATacacattttataataaattaCATATCAACATATACATCATTGTAATTCCTAAAGAAATAAATCAGTACatcaataatttaattattactttttacttacttttttcataacaatgttaacttaactttttaaatacattttttttacctccAAGTAAAATTGAGTGGTAATTTTAAAAATTTCAATAcgtattacatatatatttatatgtcttATTATCTAATATCTTATTGATCCCCATGGGGAAATTAacaagtaatataatataatataatataatataatataatgttaattattCGTATTAACTCTAATAGAGAAAAACAATTTTCCATTCCTTACacatattataattaattaaacatttatcttCACATAAATTACAATTGTAAATTTaactattataatatatataacatatcaaATATTTACCATCATATACTTTACTCTAATTACTAAAGAAGCACAAATACATCaatagtttttaatgtttttcataacAATTTTAGCTTTTATACACGACTACCGTCATACGTTAGATCAAAtgttaaacagaaatataatataatataatataatataatataatataatataatataatataatataatacatagtaTTTACCACCATTTACTTTGTACTACATGAGGTATATTTTGCCATTTAAAGATGATTTATAAATTTTCTATACAACATATTTAAAGTTATTCGCTTTTCATATTTCAACCTTTTTCTCTATAAATCAGTTTAATCtgcagaaataaagaataacttGAGTTGTTCAGTGAGATTTAAACATCGTTTCAGCAATTATGAACCTTTTTAATGTAACAACAGCTGCATGGCTGCAAGAACTCACTACTAATGATGAAAAAACTaactcattaaaacacattttcaacttGTTCAATAAAACAACTGAAGGAAGATGAATGTTTGTTCTTACCTGTTACATAAAGTTTAGTTCCAGAGCCAAAGATCAGTCCTGCTCCCACAGTGAAACAGAGTAATACAAAAACCTGTCTGCTGTTGAGCGTGTCAGCTGAGGTGAACGAGTCCAAATGATGAAGCAGAATGATATTTCAGCTCCATGATGTGTTCCTCTAATGTTCATATTAACATGACTGTCTcttcttttattgtctttttagaCACACTAGCAGAGTGTCTCCGTGGATCGTTGGTTCACACGTTCAtgttcctcagaggatgaatcctactgactttggtcaGGTTTTAtccagcaccatcatcaggtcacattttaaattgtccattactttgatttatgacGTCTGTGCATCAAATGACAGGACGCTTGGTGACACAGCCAGTGTGTGTTGAACTGTAGTCTTGTTTTCATTTGGAGCACAAAGAGTTGGTCtggaaggcttttattgtgaaggagacacaggaagtgtttGCATTAAGAGCAGATCAGCATTGTGAGGAGGAATGGACTTTATTCCTGCAGCAGGTCAAAGCAGAGGATTTGAATCTTCATCATAATGATGAAGCTTGTTGTTGTCTTCATCATtttgatgttgttttaatgtatgtttttaatcAGACGCTGCTTTTCAAAAAGGACTTGTTGATGTTTTGATCCCATTCATTAgtctgatgtctttaaatgatttcatccttgtgcctctgtgccactagtttgtcctcactgtgtggaacaaCAATAAACCTGCTGCAATATCTGAtagaaatatgaatgaatatcaaatctaatgaatccctcagttcagtgtgtgtgtgactgtggctGAGATGGAGGTGAAATATGTGAACCTGGGCTGTGGTTTACTGCTCTCTTCCTGTCACAACCACTGTTTGACATCTGTTCCTCTGATGGTTTTTGTACAGGCTGCAGGCATCATTTATCACTGTGGAGAGTATAAcaggagcagtagtaggagGCTGAATGATTGAGTTTAACCTTCTGGATCTCCAACTCCCAGCCGTTCTGTTTATTCACAGCTGAGAAATCATCTTTCTGAGGATGATTGTAACCTGAATATATTCTACCATTTGTCTTACCAATGTCAAGAATCACTGtgaatgtttctgtgtctctcttctgGTACCATCGTACATAACTACCGCCACACTGGTTAGTTCCTCGACAGCTAAAGGAAACATTTCCACCAACTCTCCTGGTCAATGTTAAATCATCCTGAATCAGGTCTGCTGCCATGGCAACCAGCgctgtagagagacagacaggtagatgaaGGTGAGTGTGACAGTGTTTGTTACAGGTGGACTTTGttggctcctgattggctggaaacactcacctgaacacagacagcacagagcagcagctggGAGGAAAAGCATTGTGTGCAGTGGTGTTTCCTCTGGTGAACCTGGGGAGAAGTGGCGCTCTGATGCAGCTGAGGCCAAACAAGGACGAGCTGTGAGATCAGACGAGGGCCACGTGGTTCCTGAAGGCTCCTCACACCTCCCATCAGCCCCTGCGGTGGACAGATAACGCTGCTGTCTGACAACTGCAGACATGTTGACTCGTCCTAGAAGGAAAAGCAAAGTTACTACTAACGTACTAAAAATAAAGATTAGAACAGTTACAGGAGTTTATTGTGGAATAGTTtagaaaggaaacatattttattttgtttctttctttcattttcagtgtttaAGAGTAATAAGCTAAAGTCACTCGCCTATAAACCTGCTTTGGTTTGTCTGTATTCTAAAGTACTGactaattttttatttttttttattagggctgtcaatcaattaaaatatttaatcacgattaattacaaattttttattcattcaaaatgaaccttaaagggagatttatcaagtatttaatactcttatcaacatgggagtggacaaatatgctgctttatggaaatgtatgaatatatttattcttACTGGTACTTATGTGTAATGTATATGTAGtatgtataataaaatatataggaatacataaatgaataaataaataataaaaatatcaacaactaaataaacataaataaataactgtgtgacggcccctgcctcactactgagatgccagtgtggattttccattcattctttccctgtgtccttgaaggtatcccgggagaggatgcctgatgcagagcacctgatgctggCGCGTCCTGAGCATAAAAGCCCCAATCAAGCGCTGCTCTGGTCTCTTTGCCTTCACCGGGACTCATCCCTGTCAGAACCTGCCGGGCTgcctttgtttgtcttttctttagttttcactcacaacacatcacacttcatcatgctcacacatccacatctacattactgatgttactgactgacacactccacatttgtagttatttctgtatatccttaatttatttgtaataaatatctttaatttacaatcaatcactgcgtcctttcccgtatttgtcatgGCCTAGGAGCCGGACTATGACAATTATGTGGTTGGGAACTGGCTCTTCTTCCTGATCAGCTGAAATCTGGGGAATCAACACCGCCACAGTTTGATCATCGTCACCATGAAACACTGCTGGAAGAATGACAACATGTCAGCAGACAAACATGTGAGACATCACACGTCTGTTTCGGGTCTCAGAGAGGTGTCACACCAATAAATGAGCTCTTCCAACTCAGCTGTGTGACACATTTCAAACTGAACGTGATCACATGGTGGATTTCTGTGTTTGCTGCTGGCTCTGGCATTAAACATGATGGAGAAAGAGCTCCACCCTGTGGTTAGTGGCAGGAAGTGCAGGGGTATCCAGGTGATGCTGCTGATGGTCGCCATGACAACCACAGTGACATCTActggataaaaacacacagcagtaAATGGATCACTGGTATTATTGTTCATATTTCTAAAAAGTAATTCATGGACTATTTCTACTGCAGCTAATACAACACAGTAAATTATACTATTACTAATATCACCACTACTTCTAGTTGTATGTGTGGAGCAGACAaaccagaggtctgtactacgaagtgagttcaacatCTCCAGAGTATCTTctggttatctggcttcactaactctAACAACAGAGATCTCACTAAACGGTCCTACGAAGCTGGTcatcaactcagtaaatcaacccagaggttctcagtctggctgtgattcacatgaacggggaggtgtttacagcatctgaccaatcacagacatggacaagaccacagacatggacaagaccacagacatggacaagtccacagacaggcaggcagacagacagacagacagacagacagacagagagacagacagagagacagagagacagacagacagagagacagacaggcagacagacagacagagagacagagagacagacagacagagagacagagagagagacagacagacagacagaca
It includes:
- the LOC141776743 gene encoding uncharacterized protein LOC141776743, which gives rise to MSAVVRQQRYLSTAGADGRCEEPSGTTWPSSDLTARPCLASAASERHFSPGSPEETPLHTMLFLPAAALCCLCSALVAMAADLIQDDLTLTRRVGGNVSFSCRGTNQCGGSYVRWYQKRDTETFTVILDIGKTNGRIYSGYNHPQKDDFSAVNKQNGWELEIQKVKLNHSASYYCSCYTLHNLDSFTSADTLNSRQVFVLLCFTVGAGLIFGSGTKLYVTDEPVVKPVVSVYPAASRAHLEGKSSLLCLASAMFPPLVQFSWKRRKDNGPLEELSPAEGEQLELREPGRTAGILLIRQPENTYKYRCYVHHEGGTVEAPAEQEVPAPAASCPPEREPAHLPALQQADLSFQSQCKVKLLCVLYTVLIVKSLVYCCGLSLLMILRNKGPSTNCTHAD